A DNA window from Pungitius pungitius chromosome 1, fPunPun2.1, whole genome shotgun sequence contains the following coding sequences:
- the LOC119222259 gene encoding uncharacterized protein LOC119222259: protein MMALFIFLVLVSQICQVPAVNNTSRIIQHTGVMKANVGQNVFLNCISQNDAVTFFAWYQQKIGSKPVLISSWRQKEEVSIFSPFKGRFRVSTQGDEGTNNLVIQNVSLSDSATYYCGILQFNIIELGEGAFLHVRASPSNIRPVLHQPPLERFGAGDSVNLSCTVNAGGCAGEKSLYWFRHGAPQLSHIHRSLAKCGFSPQRPDRECTLNLTLKSLSSPDAGMYYCALDSCGELVFGSGTRVEIVGPRVPLLLVCCLGAALAVLLVVLLVLAFVLFKLIKNSCSFCKGVITHPACSATSDIVNRNADVCYAALSVTRASQRPRHNDNVESTCLYSGVKIRKH from the exons ATGATGgcacttttcatttttcttgtgcTTGTTAGTCAAATCT GTCAGGTGCCTGCTGTTAACAATACTTCCAGGATCATCCAGCACACTGGGGTCATGAAAGCTAATGTTGGgcagaatgtgtttttaaattgcatttctcAGAACGATGCTGTAACTTTCTTCGCTTGGTATCAGCAAAAAATTGGCAGCAAACCTGTCCTTATATCAAGCTGGAGGCAAAAAGAAGAGGTGTCCATTTTCTCTCCGTTCAAAGGGAGGTTTCGAGTCTCAACACAAGGTGATGAAGGCACCAACAACCTCGTAATCCAAAATGTCAGCCTCTCGGATTCAGCGACATATTACTGTGGGATTTTACAGTTCAACATAATTGAATTAGGAGAGGGGGCTTTCCTCCATGTCCGGGCATCACCGTCCAACATCCGCCCCGTCCTCCATCAGCCGCCGTTGGAGCGGTTTGGAGCGGGAGACTCTGTGAATTTGAGCTGCACGGTGAATGCCGGAGGATGTGCGGGGGAGAAGAGTCTCTACTGGTTCAGACATGGTGCTCCTCAGCTTTCACACATACATCGAAGTCTGGCCAAGTGTGGATTTTCTCCCCAACGACCAGACAGAGAATGCACCTTAAACCTCACTTTAAAGTCTTTGAGTTCCCCTGATGCAGGGATGTACTACTGTGCTCTAGACTCCTGTGGTGAACTCGTGTTTGGCAGTGGAACGAGAGTGGAGATTGTAG GTCCCAGAGTTCCTCTTCTCCTGGTGTGTTGCCTGGGTGCAGCATTGGCAGTTTTACTTGTTGTGCTGCTCGTgttggcttttgttttgtttaagttgATCAAGAATTCTTGCTCTTTCTGCAAAG gagTTATTACTCATCCAGCATGTTCTGCAACTTCTGACATCGTG AACCGAAACGCAGACGTCTGTTATGCTGCGCTGAGTGTGACCAGAGCAAGTCAACGACCCCGTCACAATGACAACGTGGAGAGCACTTGTCTTTACTCTGGAGTGAAAATTAGAAAACACTGA